One genomic segment of Alosa sapidissima isolate fAloSap1 chromosome 13, fAloSap1.pri, whole genome shotgun sequence includes these proteins:
- the smad7 gene encoding mothers against decapentaplegic homolog 7 produces the protein MFRTKRSGLVRRLWRSRAPVEGDGEADSRAHGSGGCCMGKSTKVAKSNPGTEAELKALTHSILKKIKEKQLEVLLQAVESKGGVRSPCLLLPGKVDTKLGQQSYSLPLLLFKVFRWPDLRHSSELKRLSCCESYGKINPELVCCNPHHMSRLCELESPPPPYSRYPMDFLKPPDSPDSVPASTETGGTVYSAPVGFSDSQALQESGEQAHWCVVAYWEEKTRVGRLYSVQEPSLDIFYDLPQGNGFCLGQLCSDNKSQLVQMVRSKIGYGIQLTREQDGVWVYNRSCYPIFIKSATLDNPDSRTLLVHKVFPGFSIKAFDFEKAYSLQRPNDHEFTQQPRTGFTVQISFVKGWGQCYTRQFISSCPCWLEVIFNTR, from the exons ATGTTCAGGACCAAACGATCGGGGCTCGTCCGGCGACTCTGGAGGAGCCGCGCACCCGTCGAAGGCGACGGGGAGGCGGATAGCAGGGCGCATGGCTCCGGAGGCTGCTGCATGGGGAAATCCACTAAGGTTGCCAAATCTAACCCCGGAACAGAGGCTGAGCTGAAAGCACTGACCCATTCCATACTGAAAAAAATTAAAGAAAAACAATTGGAGGTGCTCTTGCAGGCGGTAGAGTCGAAGGGGGGTGTCAGGAGCCCCTGTCTTCTCTTACCCGGCAAAGTGGACACCAAACTGGGTCAACAGTCTTATTCCCTCCCTTTGCTGCTCTTCAAAGTGTTCAGGTGGCCGGACCTTAGGCATTCCTCGGAACTAAAGAGGCTTTCTTGCTGTGaatcctatgggaaaataaaccCAGAACTCGTCTGCTGCAATCCACACCACATGAGCCGGCTTTGTGAACTTG agtctccccctcctccctattCTCGATACCCAATGGACTTTCTTAAACCACCTG ATTCTCCAGACTCTGTGCCTGCTTCCACTGAAACTGGAGGAACTGTCTACTCTGCCCCTGTGGGGTTCTCTG ATTCCCAAGCTCTTCAGGAGTCGGGCGAGCAAGCCCACTGGTGCGTGGTTGCGTACTGGGAGGAGAAGACTCGCGTCGGACGCCTCTACTCAGTCCAGGAGCCCTCCCTGGACATCTTCTATGACCTACCTCAGGGGAACGGCTTCTGCCTGGGCCAGCTCTGCTCCGACAACAAGAGCCAGCTGGTGCAGATGGTGCGCAGCAAGATCGGCTACGGCATCCAGCTGACGCGCGAGCAGGACGGCGTGTGGGTGTACAACCGCAGCTGCTACCCCATCTTCATCAAGTCGGCCACACTGGACAATCCTGACTCGCGGACGCTGCTGGTGCACAAGGTGTTCCCCGGCTTCTCCATCAAGGCCTTTGACTTTGAGAAGGCGTACAGCCTGCAGAGGCCCAATGACCACGAGTTCACGCAACAGCCACGCACAGGCTTCACTGTACAGATCAGCTTTGTCAAAGGCTGGGGACAATGCTACACAAGACAGTTCATCAGTAGCTGCCCCTGCTGGCTGGAAGTTATTTTCAACACCCGATAG